One segment of Pontibacter akesuensis DNA contains the following:
- the rluF gene encoding 23S rRNA pseudouridine(2604) synthase RluF has protein sequence MEPIRLNKFISDAGICSRREADKLIEHGRVTVNGNKPEVGAKVTAKDKVRVDGNLVQVDAVEPVYLLLNKPKGIETTTDTSQRDNIISFTNYPERLFPVGRLDKDSEGLIILTNDGDIVNKILRAGNKHEKEYVVTVNKPIDEDFVEKMSGGVAILGVNTRKCFVAQEGPNKFRIILTQGMNRQIRRMCEALGYEVQTLQRTRIMHLSLNKIPLGQWRNMTEREVEELQRLVAGSTKTEEGSAAKKRTPDTPAPVRSNKPKPKTGGAAGRPARAGGAPKGGSKGAGAGKREKPKAGSASARGSRGASKGSIAGGRGKGASGRSGTAKGGKRR, from the coding sequence GACGCGGGTATTTGCTCCCGTCGTGAGGCAGATAAGTTAATTGAGCATGGCCGCGTGACAGTTAACGGCAACAAGCCTGAGGTGGGCGCCAAGGTAACGGCCAAAGATAAGGTGCGCGTAGACGGAAACCTGGTGCAGGTGGATGCCGTGGAGCCGGTGTACCTGCTTTTGAACAAGCCCAAAGGCATCGAGACCACCACGGACACCTCGCAGCGCGACAACATCATCAGCTTTACCAATTACCCGGAGCGCCTCTTCCCTGTTGGCCGTCTCGACAAAGACTCTGAAGGCCTCATCATCCTCACCAACGATGGCGACATTGTAAACAAGATCCTGCGGGCGGGCAACAAGCACGAGAAGGAATATGTGGTAACGGTGAACAAGCCCATAGACGAGGACTTTGTGGAGAAGATGAGCGGCGGCGTGGCTATACTTGGCGTGAACACCCGCAAATGCTTTGTGGCTCAGGAAGGTCCTAACAAATTCCGCATTATACTTACCCAAGGCATGAACCGCCAGATTCGCCGGATGTGCGAAGCCCTGGGCTACGAAGTGCAGACGCTGCAGCGCACGCGCATCATGCACCTTTCGCTGAACAAAATTCCGCTCGGCCAGTGGCGCAACATGACGGAACGGGAGGTAGAGGAACTGCAGCGACTGGTGGCTGGCTCCACGAAAACAGAGGAAGGCTCCGCGGCCAAAAAACGTACTCCCGACACCCCAGCTCCGGTCAGAAGCAACAAACCCAAGCCAAAAACCGGCGGTGCTGCAGGCAGGCCAGCTCGTGCAGGCGGTGCGCCAAAAGGAGGCTCTAAAGGCGCAGGAGCTGGCAAACGGGAGAAACCAAAGGCAGGCTCTGCCAGTGCCAGGGGCTCCCGTGGCGCTTCGAAGGGAAGTATAGCCGGCGGCAGAGGAAAAGGTGCTTCTGGACGAAGTGGCACTGCTAAAGGCGGAAAAAGACGGTAG
- a CDS encoding pseudouridine synthase: MPLNTMEPKRLNKFISDAGFCSRREADRLIEEERVTVNGKLADAGAKVTATDKVRIDDQILRVREELPVFLIFNKPANMSAKADPSVRDNVVRAINHPASLQPIGHLDRDADGLLFLSNDSDLVSRMTKYDNKYEQEFLVTVNKLLTSEFLTKLSGSEDNASGEKTQKTFIAKEGSNRFRIILKASTNHNIKRMVEELGYRVEHLSRIRIEKFTLAKLPSGHWRALNPAEVESLASIATTARAKSRERNLEAKSSYTSRGASSGARVGKSRPTDAPSKERDGKSSPAAASSSRERVGKSKPAGTAAKSNTGGFSRSTPGPKGAPKGSGPAKSGARSSSKSPENKGGSRGGSAPKGPSKRGR; encoded by the coding sequence ATGCCACTCAACACCATGGAACCAAAGCGATTAAATAAATTTATAAGCGATGCGGGCTTCTGCTCCAGGCGCGAGGCAGACCGCCTGATTGAGGAGGAGCGTGTTACCGTGAATGGAAAGCTAGCGGATGCCGGAGCCAAAGTAACCGCCACAGACAAAGTACGCATCGATGATCAGATCCTGAGGGTGCGGGAGGAGCTGCCGGTATTCCTTATTTTTAACAAACCTGCCAACATGTCTGCCAAAGCAGATCCATCGGTGCGCGACAACGTGGTGCGGGCCATCAACCACCCTGCCTCGCTACAGCCCATCGGCCACCTCGACCGGGATGCGGACGGCCTGCTCTTCCTGAGCAACGACAGTGACCTAGTGAGCCGCATGACAAAGTATGACAACAAGTATGAGCAGGAATTTCTGGTGACGGTGAACAAGCTGCTCACATCAGAGTTCCTGACCAAGCTTAGCGGCAGCGAAGACAATGCATCGGGCGAGAAAACGCAGAAGACGTTTATAGCCAAGGAAGGCTCCAACCGCTTCCGCATCATCCTGAAAGCCTCCACCAACCACAACATCAAACGCATGGTGGAAGAGCTGGGGTACCGCGTGGAGCACTTATCCCGCATACGCATTGAGAAGTTCACGCTTGCTAAGCTGCCTTCGGGCCACTGGCGCGCGCTGAACCCTGCCGAAGTAGAAAGCCTTGCAAGCATAGCTACGACTGCCCGAGCCAAAAGCAGGGAACGCAATTTGGAAGCAAAGAGCTCTTATACTTCCCGTGGTGCCTCCTCCGGCGCGCGTGTCGGCAAAAGCAGACCTACGGATGCTCCTTCCAAAGAAAGAGACGGAAAAAGCAGCCCCGCAGCGGCTTCATCATCCAGGGAGCGTGTGGGCAAGAGCAAGCCAGCCGGTACCGCAGCTAAAAGTAACACAGGCGGATTCTCCAGAAGCACCCCAGGTCCGAAAGGCGCGCCAAAAGGCAGTGGCCCTGCGAAAAGCGGCGCCCGCAGCAGCAGCAAAAGCCCCGAGAACAAAGGAGGCAGCAGAGGCGGATCGGCTCCGAAGGGTCCTTCTAAAAGAGGGCGCTAA
- a CDS encoding pirin family protein, producing the protein MRKIKKKYKAAYAPMDDLVTYRALPTREVEYIDPFLFLNHHGPQVYKSNNRGLPFGPHPHRGFETLTFILEGDIMHQDTGGGKDVIEAGGVQWMTAGSGLIHAEVSSDKFKKEGGPLEILQLWFNLPARYKMTQPKYVGLQKDQIPTVTEDEGKVKVNVISGKWRDTEGPIPSLSDIHMASIELQQGGSFTTTVAAERNIFFYVVRGAVKVNGETAEKLTLVEFENEGNELKVEAQENSYILFGHAQPFNEPVVSHGPFVMNTEEEIHDAFRDYQAGKMGSWQ; encoded by the coding sequence ATGAGAAAGATCAAGAAAAAGTATAAAGCAGCCTACGCCCCGATGGACGACCTGGTCACTTACCGGGCACTGCCAACGCGCGAGGTGGAGTACATAGATCCGTTCCTGTTCCTGAACCACCATGGTCCGCAGGTTTACAAGAGCAACAACCGCGGCCTGCCTTTCGGGCCGCACCCGCACCGTGGCTTTGAGACACTGACGTTTATTCTGGAAGGTGATATCATGCACCAGGATACTGGCGGCGGCAAAGATGTGATTGAGGCAGGCGGCGTGCAGTGGATGACGGCCGGCAGCGGTTTAATCCATGCTGAAGTGTCTTCTGATAAGTTTAAGAAGGAGGGAGGCCCACTGGAGATTCTGCAGCTGTGGTTTAACCTACCCGCCAGGTATAAAATGACGCAGCCCAAGTATGTGGGTTTGCAGAAAGACCAGATCCCAACCGTAACCGAGGATGAAGGCAAGGTAAAAGTGAACGTAATCTCCGGCAAGTGGCGCGATACCGAGGGACCGATACCATCTTTAAGCGACATCCACATGGCCAGCATCGAACTGCAGCAGGGCGGCAGCTTTACCACCACGGTGGCCGCGGAGCGTAATATCTTTTTCTACGTGGTGCGCGGCGCGGTAAAAGTAAACGGCGAGACAGCAGAAAAGCTGACGCTGGTGGAGTTTGAAAACGAAGGAAATGAGCTAAAGGTAGAGGCGCAGGAGAATAGCTACATTCTCTTCGGCCATGCCCAACCGTTTAATGAGCCGGTGGTATCGCACGGACCATTTGTGATGAATACCGAAGAGGAAATACATGATGCCTTCCGCGATTACCAGGCAGGCAAAATGGGCAGCTGGCAGTAA
- the cysM gene encoding cysteine synthase CysM, with protein sequence MATLLDFIGNTPLVELTHINTKPGVKLYGKLEGNNPGGSVKDRAAYSMIKGVLDRGDLKPGMKLIEATSGNTGIALAMIARLFGLEIELVMPANATKERVQTMEAYGATVTLTPAERSMEGAIDLVAEKVAQGGYLVLNQFGNPDNYMAHVRTTGPEIWRDTAGEVTHFVSSMGTTGTIMGVSRFLKDKNDKIQIIGAQPVEGSQIPGIRRWPKEYLPKIFEAERVDRTIDVSQAEATAMTHRLAKEEGVFAGMSSGGAVHVATKLIEEIEEGVVVCIICDRGDRYLSSNLFGA encoded by the coding sequence ATGGCTACTTTACTTGATTTTATCGGCAATACCCCCTTGGTGGAGCTGACGCACATAAATACAAAACCTGGCGTAAAACTCTATGGCAAACTGGAGGGAAACAACCCCGGTGGCAGCGTAAAAGACCGTGCCGCCTATAGTATGATTAAAGGTGTGCTGGACAGGGGAGACCTGAAGCCCGGCATGAAGCTGATTGAGGCAACAAGCGGCAACACCGGTATCGCCCTGGCCATGATTGCGCGCCTTTTCGGGCTGGAGATAGAACTGGTAATGCCTGCCAACGCCACGAAAGAACGGGTGCAGACCATGGAGGCCTACGGTGCCACGGTTACGCTTACGCCCGCAGAAAGGTCGATGGAAGGGGCAATAGACCTGGTGGCAGAGAAGGTGGCGCAGGGCGGCTACCTGGTACTGAACCAGTTTGGCAACCCTGATAATTACATGGCGCACGTACGCACCACCGGGCCTGAGATATGGCGCGATACAGCGGGAGAAGTCACGCATTTTGTCTCGTCGATGGGTACAACGGGCACCATTATGGGCGTATCGCGCTTTCTGAAGGACAAGAACGATAAGATACAGATCATCGGGGCACAGCCTGTGGAAGGCTCCCAGATTCCCGGCATCCGCCGCTGGCCGAAGGAGTACCTGCCCAAAATATTCGAAGCCGAACGGGTTGATCGTACCATTGATGTGAGCCAGGCCGAAGCCACCGCCATGACGCACCGGCTAGCAAAGGAAGAAGGTGTTTTTGCCGGCATGAGCAGCGGCGGCGCTGTACACGTAGCCACCAAACTGATAGAAGAAATAGAGGAGGGCGTAGTAGTGTGCATTATCTGCGACCGCGGCGACCGCTACTTATCCTCAAACCTTTTTGGGGCATAA
- a CDS encoding type 1 glutamine amidotransferase domain-containing protein, translating into MNVLFVLTSHSELGDTGKKTGFWVEEFAAPYYVLADAGVNVTLASPAGGAPPVDPSSEAPGAQTEATDRYNGDQELQNKLMNTTKLSQVKADDFDAVFYPGGHGPLWDLTNSEDSINLIESFARQQKPVAAVCHAPAVFAKVKGQDGQPLVKGKNVTGFTNSEEEAVKLTDVVPFLVEEKLQELGGNYSKVADWQPHVVRDGLLITGQNPASSAGVAEELLKLLQK; encoded by the coding sequence ATGAACGTATTATTTGTCTTGACATCCCACTCAGAACTGGGAGATACCGGTAAAAAGACTGGTTTTTGGGTAGAGGAATTTGCCGCGCCATACTATGTACTGGCTGATGCGGGCGTGAACGTGACGTTGGCTTCGCCTGCTGGAGGCGCTCCGCCAGTTGATCCCAGCAGCGAGGCCCCAGGCGCCCAAACAGAAGCCACCGACCGCTACAACGGAGATCAGGAACTACAGAACAAACTGATGAACACAACTAAATTAAGCCAGGTGAAGGCGGATGATTTTGATGCTGTTTTCTACCCCGGAGGCCATGGACCACTGTGGGACCTGACCAACAGCGAGGATTCCATTAACTTGATTGAAAGCTTTGCCAGGCAGCAAAAGCCTGTGGCAGCCGTTTGCCATGCGCCCGCCGTGTTTGCAAAGGTGAAAGGGCAGGACGGGCAGCCGCTGGTGAAGGGAAAGAACGTGACGGGCTTTACGAACTCAGAGGAAGAGGCGGTAAAGCTCACGGACGTGGTGCCTTTTTTGGTTGAGGAGAAACTGCAGGAACTTGGGGGTAACTATTCTAAAGTAGCCGATTGGCAGCCGCATGTGGTGCGCGATGGCCTCTTAATCACAGGGCAGAATCCCGCTTCCTCAGCAGGTGTGGCAGAAGAGCTCTTAAAACTCTTACAGAAATAA
- the dinB gene encoding DNA polymerase IV, whose translation MEQPIRKIIHVDMDAFFASVEQRDNPELRGKPVAVGGSKARGVVAAASYEARKYGVHSALASKIAAQRCPQLIFVKARFDVYSAISRQIRDIFYSYTDLVEPLSLDEAYLDVTENKIGMPSASIIAKEIKKRILEETGLTASAGVSYNKFLAKIASDMNKPDGFTLITPDKAEALVAGLEIEKFHGIGKVTAAKMQSMGILTGADLKLRSEEDLVRHFGKVGRYYYRISRAQDDRSVQPHRVRKSIGSERTFDDDLTEEDDLLERLQYLSEEVAQDMARLQASAKTVTVKIKYFDFTQNTRSKTYLSDFNSASAIFTIARELLRTPQLPAYPVRLLGIAVSSLTYQHDRLQEGYQLTLEL comes from the coding sequence TTGGAACAGCCCATCCGCAAAATCATACACGTAGACATGGACGCATTTTTTGCCTCCGTAGAGCAGCGCGATAACCCCGAGCTGCGTGGGAAGCCTGTGGCGGTGGGTGGTTCCAAAGCGCGCGGTGTGGTGGCTGCGGCCAGTTACGAGGCCCGCAAGTATGGCGTGCATTCGGCCCTGGCCTCCAAAATAGCGGCACAGCGCTGCCCGCAGTTAATCTTCGTGAAGGCTCGTTTTGATGTCTACAGTGCCATCTCCCGGCAAATCCGCGACATCTTTTATTCTTATACCGACCTGGTGGAGCCGCTTTCGCTGGATGAGGCCTACCTGGATGTGACGGAAAACAAGATCGGCATGCCCTCGGCCAGCATCATTGCCAAAGAAATCAAAAAGCGCATTTTGGAGGAAACAGGCCTGACGGCATCGGCAGGCGTTTCTTACAATAAATTCTTGGCCAAGATCGCCTCCGACATGAACAAGCCGGACGGCTTTACGTTGATCACCCCGGACAAGGCCGAGGCGCTGGTGGCGGGATTGGAGATCGAGAAGTTTCATGGCATCGGCAAGGTGACGGCAGCCAAAATGCAAAGTATGGGCATTCTCACCGGGGCTGACCTGAAGCTGCGCTCGGAGGAGGACCTGGTGCGTCATTTCGGGAAAGTGGGCCGTTACTATTACCGCATTTCGCGTGCGCAGGACGACCGGAGCGTGCAGCCACACCGGGTACGCAAGTCCATCGGCTCAGAGCGTACTTTTGATGACGACCTGACAGAGGAAGATGACCTGCTGGAGCGGCTGCAATACCTGTCGGAGGAGGTGGCGCAGGACATGGCCCGGCTGCAGGCCTCGGCAAAAACTGTAACAGTCAAGATCAAGTACTTCGACTTCACCCAAAACACCCGCAGCAAAACGTACCTAAGCGATTTCAACTCGGCCAGCGCCATCTTCACCATCGCCCGCGAACTGCTGCGCACGCCCCAGCTTCCGGCTTATCCTGTGCGCCTGCTCGGCATTGCCGTCTCCAGCCTCACCTACCAGCACGACCGCCTGCAGGAAGGGTATCAGCTGACGCTGGAATTGTGA
- a CDS encoding alpha/beta fold hydrolase translates to MSEGRTVDQVIAAHQAAGKFIDVDGIRTFVLDQGEGEVVFCIHGVPTSSFLYRNVITSLAAKGMRGVCVDLPGLGLSDRPEDFDYTFHNFARFCARAAEVLGIDRYHLLIHDIGGPIGFAMAAENRKKVLSLNILNTWIDVDTFKKPLPMRPFEMPVLGEAELKTIIHPSWHLLFSKMGVVNANPIPKEEIYAYVDLLKREDGGAAFLKIMRNFQKSEEFKRLCYQAVENVPYPIQVIWGMQDPALDYAHYGNQIINTATPMQVHQLEARHFLQEEKPEEIATLVAQLAGRG, encoded by the coding sequence ATGAGCGAAGGCAGAACAGTAGATCAGGTAATCGCAGCCCATCAGGCAGCGGGCAAGTTTATAGACGTAGATGGCATCAGGACCTTTGTGCTGGACCAGGGAGAGGGGGAGGTGGTTTTCTGCATCCACGGCGTGCCCACATCCTCTTTCCTCTACCGTAACGTGATCACCTCGCTGGCCGCCAAAGGCATGCGCGGTGTCTGTGTTGATTTGCCCGGTTTGGGTTTGTCTGACCGCCCCGAAGACTTCGACTACACTTTTCACAACTTCGCCCGTTTCTGCGCCCGCGCTGCTGAGGTGCTGGGCATTGATCGTTACCACCTGCTCATCCACGACATTGGCGGCCCCATCGGCTTTGCGATGGCTGCCGAGAACCGGAAAAAGGTTCTTTCGCTGAACATTCTGAATACCTGGATTGATGTGGATACTTTTAAAAAGCCGTTGCCGATGCGCCCGTTCGAGATGCCGGTGTTAGGCGAGGCCGAACTGAAGACGATCATTCACCCGAGCTGGCACCTGCTATTTTCGAAGATGGGTGTGGTGAATGCGAACCCGATTCCGAAGGAAGAAATCTACGCTTACGTCGATTTGCTTAAGCGGGAAGACGGTGGTGCCGCTTTCCTGAAGATCATGCGTAATTTCCAGAAGTCAGAAGAGTTTAAGCGACTGTGCTACCAGGCGGTAGAAAACGTGCCGTACCCTATACAGGTTATCTGGGGCATGCAAGACCCTGCGCTGGATTATGCCCACTACGGCAACCAGATTATCAATACTGCCACGCCTATGCAGGTACACCAACTGGAGGCAAGGCACTTTCTACAGGAAGAAAAGCCAGAGGAGATCGCCACGTTGGTGGCGCAGTTGGCGGGTAGGGGGTGA
- a CDS encoding glycoside hydrolase family 15 protein gives MEIAPPDIKDLAVIGDRRTCAYIDKSARVVWYCPSVFDAPAIFAGLLDMEKGGHWRIGAPSLRFIKRSYRSDSTVLCTTLSGAAGELEVEDWMPMQASFNGICRTLSAAPEKLQIILAPRPNFARQKPKLQLQEGVASIDGILFLYASHPLRLNENTIFCDVPAGEKSWFVLSEQEQEMNWEVLQQAHEATKEKWKEVTSHITYHGPYEDEVRNSLRVLRLMTFAENGGIIAAGTTSLPEVKGSHRNYDYRYVWLRDAAMIASALTRAGSDGEEERKFLSFICDAMHQVKEPVVPFFTLKKQPAPGEEELQHLRGYADSLPVRVGNNANNQLQLDAISNVLLAAKLIYNTFDTKEHWELVCYLADYLASHWYEQDHGLWEETQKQHYTSSKVIVAVSLEYISEHSEDKAQQERWKNAATDIRAFVAQECLTSEGAYAAFPGSEAVDVSAILFPIWAYTDADAPEVLQTIKVLERDYCQHNLFRRHLVDFDSSVEGAFLAGTFWVAQYYVMRRNWERFGQIMEAALALMNDVGLMPEEGDPETGEFLGNIPQTFVHASLIGAVIDYKKAREEEA, from the coding sequence ATGGAGATAGCACCACCCGACATAAAAGACTTGGCCGTAATAGGCGATCGCCGCACCTGCGCTTATATAGATAAATCTGCACGTGTGGTGTGGTACTGCCCAAGCGTTTTTGATGCCCCCGCTATTTTTGCTGGTCTGTTGGATATGGAGAAAGGCGGCCACTGGCGAATAGGGGCACCATCCCTTCGCTTTATCAAACGCAGTTACCGCAGCGACAGCACCGTGCTGTGCACTACCCTGAGCGGTGCTGCAGGAGAGCTGGAGGTGGAGGACTGGATGCCGATGCAGGCCAGCTTTAACGGCATCTGCCGCACCCTTTCAGCCGCCCCGGAAAAGCTGCAAATCATTTTAGCACCACGCCCGAACTTTGCCCGTCAGAAACCCAAGCTGCAACTGCAGGAAGGCGTGGCAAGTATAGACGGCATCCTTTTCCTGTACGCCTCCCATCCGCTGCGGCTAAATGAAAACACTATATTTTGTGATGTTCCGGCAGGTGAAAAATCCTGGTTTGTGCTAAGTGAGCAGGAGCAGGAAATGAACTGGGAGGTGCTACAGCAGGCGCATGAGGCCACAAAGGAAAAGTGGAAGGAGGTAACCAGCCACATCACCTACCACGGGCCTTACGAGGACGAAGTACGGAATTCGCTGCGTGTGCTTCGGCTGATGACTTTTGCCGAAAATGGTGGCATCATAGCGGCGGGCACCACTTCACTGCCCGAGGTAAAGGGTAGCCACCGCAACTATGATTACCGCTACGTATGGCTCCGCGATGCCGCCATGATTGCCAGCGCCCTCACGCGCGCAGGCTCTGATGGGGAGGAAGAGCGCAAGTTCCTTAGTTTTATCTGCGATGCCATGCACCAGGTAAAGGAGCCGGTGGTGCCTTTCTTCACCCTGAAAAAGCAACCTGCTCCGGGCGAGGAGGAACTGCAGCACCTGCGCGGCTATGCTGACAGCCTTCCGGTCCGTGTTGGCAACAACGCCAACAACCAGTTGCAACTGGATGCCATCAGCAACGTGCTGCTCGCGGCAAAGCTTATCTACAACACCTTCGACACCAAAGAGCACTGGGAACTGGTGTGCTATTTAGCAGATTACCTTGCCAGCCACTGGTACGAGCAGGACCACGGACTTTGGGAGGAAACGCAGAAGCAGCATTATACTTCGAGCAAAGTTATTGTGGCTGTGAGCCTGGAGTACATCTCCGAGCACAGTGAGGACAAGGCCCAGCAGGAACGATGGAAAAATGCGGCCACCGACATCAGAGCTTTTGTGGCGCAGGAATGTCTGACTTCCGAGGGAGCCTATGCTGCTTTTCCGGGCTCGGAGGCAGTGGATGTCAGTGCCATACTTTTCCCCATCTGGGCCTACACCGATGCCGATGCACCGGAAGTACTGCAAACCATCAAAGTGCTGGAGCGCGACTACTGCCAGCACAACCTGTTTCGCCGCCACCTCGTGGATTTCGACTCCAGCGTGGAGGGTGCATTCCTAGCCGGGACGTTCTGGGTGGCTCAGTACTACGTGATGCGCCGCAATTGGGAGCGGTTCGGGCAGATAATGGAGGCAGCGCTAGCCTTAATGAACGATGTGGGCCTGATGCCGGAAGAGGGTGACCCAGAGACGGGTGAGTTTCTGGGCAACATACCTCAAACGTTTGTGCATGCCTCGCTGATCGGCGCTGTGATAGACTATAAAAAGGCCCGGGAAGAAGAGGCGTAG
- a CDS encoding glucose 1-dehydrogenase, whose product MEKKLEGKTAIITGSDSGIGQATAIEFARNGANVIINYLHDEDGAEYTLQQVMQTGQQGLVIQADMSDEQQVEEMFDRAIEQFGDIFILMNNAAVGEAETKVAEMSTEQWQRAFAVNVNGYFFCARRFVQHRLQQGGKGKIINVTSVHQRLPREGAADYTCTKGAVMNLSRTLALEVAAQGINVNNLAPGMVLTPFNQEAIDDPEAREKQVQSIPMKRAAQPEEIAKLALFLASPDSDYCSGATYTMDGALSQHVGQGA is encoded by the coding sequence ATGGAAAAGAAATTAGAAGGGAAGACAGCCATAATTACTGGGTCAGACTCAGGTATAGGACAGGCAACGGCAATTGAATTTGCCCGAAATGGCGCTAACGTAATCATCAACTACCTGCACGATGAGGATGGGGCTGAATACACCCTGCAGCAGGTGATGCAGACAGGCCAGCAGGGCCTTGTGATACAGGCGGACATGAGCGATGAGCAGCAGGTGGAGGAGATGTTTGACAGGGCGATCGAACAATTCGGCGACATTTTTATTTTAATGAACAATGCAGCCGTAGGAGAGGCAGAGACTAAGGTGGCTGAGATGAGCACAGAACAGTGGCAGCGGGCGTTTGCCGTAAATGTGAATGGTTACTTCTTCTGTGCCCGCCGGTTTGTGCAACATCGCCTGCAGCAGGGAGGCAAGGGGAAAATCATCAACGTTACCTCCGTGCACCAGCGCCTGCCCCGGGAGGGTGCCGCCGATTACACTTGCACCAAAGGCGCTGTAATGAACCTGTCCCGCACGCTAGCCCTGGAGGTGGCAGCCCAGGGGATTAATGTGAACAACCTAGCACCCGGTATGGTCCTGACGCCTTTCAACCAGGAGGCCATCGATGATCCGGAAGCGCGTGAAAAGCAAGTACAAAGTATACCTATGAAAAGAGCTGCCCAACCAGAGGAAATTGCAAAACTAGCGCTGTTTCTGGCCTCCCCGGATTCCGATTACTGCTCTGGCGCCACTTATACCATGGACGGCGCCCTAAGCCAACATGTGGGGCAGGGAGCCTAG
- a CDS encoding cellulose synthase family protein, with product MMFLITLCVLVYAGAMLFILLYSLAQAHLLYRFRRYLRQDKKPVPPAPEVWPMVTVQLPVYNEKYVVERLLETVAALDYPTEKLEIQVLDDSDDETSALIEQKLQQYPQLSFKYIRRPDRSGYKAGALKYGLELAKGKFIAIFDADFVPAPSFLKETIPYFANRKTGMVQTRWTHLNRDYSILTKLQALALDAHFYVEQVGRNSLHAFINFNGTAGVWRKATILDAGNWQYDTLTEDLDLSYRAQLRGWDFTYLPDVASPAELPPVMSALKSQQFRWTKGGAESAVKHLATVLRSGVPLQAKYHALAHLLNSSVYVAVLLASLASVPLVWAQVNGLLPYVVFEVGKWMLLSFVVISLVYFQANALQTNSLVGRVLSFIVYYPLFLSVSMGLALHNALAVLEGWSGRKSAFIRTPKFNLEARQHPWQKNMYLSLKVPFTTYLEGLLGLLFLGVAAWSIARGEYAFLLLHMMLATGYLLVFYHSFQSYRKA from the coding sequence ATGATGTTTCTGATCACCCTGTGCGTGCTGGTATATGCCGGTGCCATGCTGTTCATACTCCTGTACAGTCTGGCGCAGGCGCATCTGCTGTACAGGTTCCGGCGCTACCTCAGGCAGGATAAAAAGCCCGTGCCGCCTGCGCCCGAAGTATGGCCAATGGTAACGGTGCAACTGCCGGTGTATAACGAGAAGTATGTGGTGGAGCGGCTGCTCGAAACCGTTGCAGCCCTCGATTACCCCACTGAAAAACTGGAGATCCAGGTGCTCGACGACAGTGACGACGAAACCTCCGCCCTCATTGAGCAGAAGCTACAACAGTACCCGCAACTCTCATTTAAGTACATCCGCAGGCCCGACCGCAGCGGCTACAAAGCAGGTGCCCTGAAGTATGGGCTGGAACTGGCGAAAGGAAAGTTTATTGCCATTTTTGATGCCGATTTTGTTCCCGCGCCCTCCTTCCTGAAAGAAACCATCCCATACTTCGCCAACCGGAAAACCGGCATGGTGCAAACCCGCTGGACGCACCTGAACAGGGACTACTCCATCCTCACCAAATTGCAGGCATTGGCACTGGATGCGCACTTCTATGTGGAGCAGGTGGGGCGCAACAGCCTTCACGCTTTCATTAACTTTAACGGAACTGCCGGAGTGTGGCGAAAAGCCACCATACTGGATGCCGGCAACTGGCAGTACGACACCCTCACCGAAGACCTGGACCTTAGCTACCGCGCCCAACTCAGGGGCTGGGATTTTACCTACCTGCCAGATGTAGCGTCGCCGGCAGAACTGCCGCCGGTGATGAGTGCGCTGAAGTCGCAGCAGTTCCGCTGGACAAAAGGGGGGGCAGAATCGGCGGTGAAGCACTTGGCCACCGTGCTGCGATCCGGTGTGCCCTTGCAGGCAAAATACCACGCCCTGGCGCACCTGCTTAATAGCTCAGTGTATGTGGCCGTGCTGCTGGCCTCGCTGGCAAGTGTCCCATTGGTTTGGGCACAGGTAAACGGTTTGCTGCCCTATGTGGTGTTTGAAGTCGGGAAGTGGATGCTGCTTAGTTTTGTGGTAATAAGCTTGGTGTACTTTCAGGCCAATGCGCTGCAAACAAATTCGCTGGTGGGACGTGTGCTCAGTTTTATAGTCTACTACCCCCTTTTCCTTTCTGTGTCGATGGGGCTGGCGCTGCACAATGCTCTTGCCGTGTTAGAGGGCTGGAGCGGTCGTAAATCCGCCTTCATCCGGACGCCCAAGTTTAACCTGGAGGCCAGGCAGCACCCGTGGCAGAAGAACATGTACCTCAGCCTGAAAGTACCGTTTACCACTTACCTGGAGGGACTGCTAGGGCTGTTGTTCCTGGGCGTGGCTGCGTGGAGTATTGCCCGGGGAGAGTATGCTTTCCTGCTCCTGCACATGATGCTGGCCACCGGCTACCTGCTTGTTTTTTACCACTCTTTCCAATCCTACCGAAAAGCATGA